Genomic segment of Salvia splendens isolate huo1 chromosome 12, SspV2, whole genome shotgun sequence:
CTAAAACTGATCATGTCAAGTAAATTGGATTTCTGGAACTTGGAATTTAATCATAAAACATAGCCTCATCATAAGATTGTTTGCTCTTTTTCTAGTGTTAACATTGCCATTAGATGATGAAAATGTGTTGGAGATAAAAGAAGATACTCTTTATTGTGGCTAGAAAGGAGCCTTGTAGCTTTTGTGTTTTAGCTGTGAGTTATTTGTTCAGGGTTCGAGAGGTTTCTATAATTATCTACACTATTGTATTGAACAATGTGCCGTATCTGAATGAAAATTGAGAATCAGAAATCACGGCTCTGATTCTCTACATCTCTTGTTAACTGGTTTGTTACTAACAAGCCACAGTTTAATCCCAATTTGGCGTTGCTGCTCGTACTTATTCATAGGGTTTATGGATTGGTTTCTGAATTTGGTCTCTTTAATGGTTAGAATACTTGAATTGACTGCTTATGTGTTTGATTTGGCAGCATGATTCTGAAGTAGGCTAAAGTTCCTGCTTTAACTCTCGAGGAGGATTATGGTGATAGATGGATGAGACTGATGTGGAACAACGATCTTTTGACGCAAATATTGATCCTGTTACCTGCAAAATCTGTTACCCGATGCAAGTTGGTATGCAAACATTGGCTCTCACTCGTCTCTTCTGAGAAATTCTGCCATCTCCACACCCTGCACTCCCCAAAGCTGCAACCGTCTCTTCTCCTGAATCCGAACCTGAGGAATCCCAGCTTGCAGTTCTTTAACTTCAATCCAATCATGAATGGCGAGAAGCTGATGATACCTTACACCTTCTCTTTTCCAAACCCCATCATCATTAGTTCTTGTAATGGCCTGATGCTGCTAAAATCTCACCATAAAGATGAGAGTTTCCATGTTTACAATCCCACCACTAAGCTGTCAAGAAAGATCAGTGTTACTGATACTTATAGTGACAATATTGTGGCGCTTGCATTAGCTTTTGATCCTTCGAAGTCGCCCCACTACAAGGTTGTTTGCATTAAGTCAACCTCAGAAGATCGTATTCATCCTCTTAAGGTAGATACTTGTGCGATCGAGGTTTATGACTCAGAGAGTTGCGTTTGGAAGCTCAGGTTGTGGTTTGTGTTTCCTGAAAGGCTTGAAATGTGTGGTGGATACGGGGGTGTGTACTGTAATGGCTCGATATATTGGGATATTTTGGATGCAGTTGTCTACTATGATATTGCCCAGAATGAATTCGAAACTCTAGATATGCCTTTATATGCACCTTCTTACCGGCAACATATTCTACATTTGGCTGACTCTTCCTCTCTTCTGCAAGGGGCAAATGGTCATCTATACATATCTAGATTGTTCACAAAGGCTAACAACTGTCAATTGATTCAGCTGTTTGAGTTGGATATGCATGATCGTCGTTCCTCTTCGTGGTTCTTGAGGTACGATGAAACAATCCCTCACCATGAACACATTTCTCCATTTAATGGCTATATTGAACAATTGAGATTCATTAAGGGATCATACGGCACAGAGACGTGCAGTGTACTGTCTCATATGTATGGGAAGATCAGTGTCTATAGTTTCCTCGACAAGAGCTATAAGTTTCTCGTTGATGTGACAGGCCCACCATTCAACATTCAGGCCAATTATGGGGGTCCTCATATGGAAATATATGAGTTTATTGAATGTTTAGCTGTGGTTTGAGGGATGAGATGCAACTTAGACTACTTTGATGATATTACTATGTGACTCTATGCTGAAGACTTTTAGTTAGGTATTTTAATGCAA
This window contains:
- the LOC121758213 gene encoding F-box protein At5g07610-like codes for the protein MRLMWNNDLLTQILILLPAKSVTRCKLVCKHWLSLVSSEKFCHLHTLHSPKLQPSLLLNPNLRNPSLQFFNFNPIMNGEKLMIPYTFSFPNPIIISSCNGLMLLKSHHKDESFHVYNPTTKLSRKISVTDTYSDNIVALALAFDPSKSPHYKVVCIKSTSEDRIHPLKVDTCAIEVYDSESCVWKLRLWFVFPERLEMCGGYGGVYCNGSIYWDILDAVVYYDIAQNEFETLDMPLYAPSYRQHILHLADSSSLLQGANGHLYISRLFTKANNCQLIQLFELDMHDRRSSSWFLRYDETIPHHEHISPFNGYIEQLRFIKGSYGTETCSVLSHMYGKISVYSFLDKSYKFLVDVTGPPFNIQANYGGPHMEIYEFIECLAVV